In Flavobacterium endoglycinae, one DNA window encodes the following:
- a CDS encoding T9SS sorting signal type C domain-containing protein has product MMFFFVSFSNAANRYSVANGNWNSTATWSISSGGASGASVPVAGDVVYIEGHSIVVTANAACSSITFRGNANTLTVNTGIILTVATSGAIIHESSASSSRTVTLAGAGTINCSSITVGSNVNPNSAIGTTINSTISNLNVSGNLTLDSRRNSGNLCNATFNLQSGILDLDGQIISNNEHANNNSTFSNATGAQSGTLLLSAATPFSLSGTGTNTITLNGSNSIVNYDRAGNQTVYSTTYNNLTISGGSGTKTLSTAITVTSNVTIGNGVTFATNNYNLTIGSNFTSTGTFTPGTGTVTLNGTDQSFNVPNFNNLTFSGSGTKTFASSGATSIANSLIINSGVTANLGTQTHNANILSLGGTQVLPGSWGSTSSPATYKNNTYFTATTGQINVSSSTCTSFSTVSPITSVKFNTLDNTTSASSTVSYESFPASTTTTTVSTGQYYALTVKGNTTGDRNGYYTAFFDWNGDGDFADAGEGPFQIGTINNSSGIDSKATSVYIQIPSTATGTNISMRIIGLVGSGTYNSTPCTVSTGIGQVEDYVITLQSGCSLPAGVSTLSTSTSVCPNIPFTLSLGSTFTDNTTYTWQTSPDGNAWTNATPAPTTFFNNDFTTAQSANTTVGNISLYGNDTSVTGGELFLTQNNGSYLGGFLINATPGTNQNAFSASFDYKIYGGSGADGLSLSYAGNIANNAGGGESGEGSGIVLQLDTYDNEGVATGSRVRILYNGYSIFNSAINVPFNLRTSTARNVVMSVDSNGRLTVTIGGTVIVSKLTLPASYLTDDKSNWKFKFSARNGGSTDIHVIDNVRIQFLDVANSNATFTTSQTTKTYYRAVVTCGASSINSTPVFVDMTSAVITTQPTAPTAVCSGNGVRTISVTATGSSLAYSWRFNGNPITNGGVFSGATTNTLTITNPLAANAGNYSVVVTGACSSSVTSNAVALTVNALPTPTFTAQPGSPTCVGTDATYTTQSGMTNYVWGFPGVLNTNYSIISGGSTNDNTVTLRYLTAGSKTVTINYTNGNGCTATAATSSNAITVNALPVITTQPQALALCEGQNGSFTVTTSASSPTYQWEYSNSASGPWTITNGAAGVSGHNTATLALTSVQLGYSGYYVRCTVTSATCSTISNVVMLTVNPLPAAPSAGTTTNETCTVQGSVVLSNLPAGSWTINQSGSSSRTISGSGNTYTVTGLAAGTYTFTVSNGTCTSTSTASVVISDSTTATWNGAAWVGGVTPDNTKRIVITSAASQPFTANTTGCSLTINAGVNVVVPAGVTLTITNAVTTNGSLTFNNNSSLVQTTNAINTGNITYLRNTQQVRRYDFTYWSSPVTATPAFTLANLSPATLGDKYYSFNPSSGWVINYNGTLPMEKGIGYIVRAPQTFDIVNSSIYTASFVGVPNNGDVTIPAASNSWNLIGNPYPSAIDANLLMSSNSNIGSLYFWMHNSPPNGSVVGDAKYNYTANDYAVFNATGGVTTSNPAQTPTGFIAAGQAFFSNTGVGTNITFTNNMRVSGNNSQFYKPATTNSIEKNRIWLNISNKEGAFKQTLLGYVSGATNNWDLQYDAITLDGNAYIDFYSINDNTSLTIQARALPFENNDVVPMGYKTTVAGEFTIAIDHTDGLFNDQAIYLEDKKTNAIHDLKASDYKFNTAAGTFADRFTLRYTNKNLGTGDFENAEYGLLISVKDKVIKATSSKENITEITVYDVTGKLLYNRKKIGAAEFSISNLLAADQVLVVKAALENNAQITRKIIFK; this is encoded by the coding sequence ATGATGTTCTTTTTTGTTTCATTTTCTAACGCCGCAAATAGATATTCTGTTGCAAACGGAAATTGGAATTCTACTGCAACATGGTCAATTTCTTCCGGAGGAGCTTCTGGAGCAAGTGTTCCTGTAGCAGGAGATGTTGTATATATTGAAGGGCATTCAATCGTTGTAACTGCGAATGCAGCTTGTAGCTCTATAACATTTAGGGGAAATGCAAATACATTAACCGTTAATACTGGAATTATTTTAACGGTAGCTACAAGTGGAGCTATCATACATGAATCATCAGCTTCAAGCTCTCGAACAGTAACTTTAGCTGGAGCAGGGACAATAAATTGTAGTTCGATAACCGTCGGTAGCAATGTCAATCCAAATTCTGCTATTGGTACTACCATTAACTCAACTATTTCAAATTTAAATGTAAGTGGAAATTTAACACTCGATAGTAGAAGAAATAGTGGAAACCTTTGTAATGCAACATTTAATCTTCAAAGTGGCATATTGGATCTTGATGGACAAATAATCTCTAACAATGAACACGCAAACAATAACTCCACATTTTCAAATGCAACTGGAGCACAATCAGGGACTTTATTATTAAGTGCAGCAACCCCTTTCAGTTTAAGTGGAACAGGGACAAATACCATAACATTGAATGGAAGCAATTCGATTGTGAATTACGATAGAGCTGGAAATCAAACAGTGTACTCAACCACATATAATAACCTGACTATATCAGGAGGAAGTGGGACTAAAACTTTAAGCACTGCAATAACAGTTACATCTAATGTAACTATAGGAAATGGAGTAACATTTGCAACAAACAATTATAATTTAACCATAGGAAGCAACTTTACAAGCACTGGCACATTTACTCCAGGAACAGGCACAGTTACTTTAAATGGAACAGATCAATCATTTAACGTACCTAATTTCAATAACCTAACTTTTTCAGGAAGCGGAACGAAAACTTTTGCTTCTAGCGGTGCGACTTCAATAGCTAATAGTTTAATTATCAATTCTGGGGTTACTGCTAATTTAGGTACTCAAACACACAACGCTAACATCTTATCTTTAGGCGGTACTCAAGTTTTACCAGGTTCTTGGGGAAGTACAAGTTCACCGGCAACCTATAAAAACAACACTTATTTCACCGCAACAACAGGCCAGATCAATGTATCATCAAGTACTTGTACTTCATTTTCAACAGTTTCACCTATTACTTCTGTAAAATTTAATACGCTTGACAATACAACATCTGCTTCAAGCACGGTTTCTTACGAAAGTTTTCCAGCTTCTACTACTACAACCACTGTAAGTACAGGCCAGTATTATGCATTAACTGTAAAAGGAAATACAACTGGAGACAGAAACGGATATTATACTGCTTTTTTTGATTGGAATGGAGATGGAGATTTTGCAGATGCCGGAGAAGGACCATTTCAAATTGGAACAATAAACAATTCTTCAGGTATAGATAGTAAAGCGACCTCAGTATACATTCAAATTCCATCAACAGCAACGGGTACCAATATAAGTATGCGTATTATTGGACTTGTGGGATCAGGAACTTATAACTCAACACCCTGCACTGTAAGCACTGGTATTGGGCAGGTTGAAGATTATGTAATTACACTTCAATCAGGATGTTCACTACCAGCAGGTGTCAGCACATTATCGACAAGTACTTCTGTCTGCCCAAATATTCCTTTTACACTTTCTTTAGGAAGCACATTTACAGACAATACTACCTATACATGGCAGACTTCGCCTGATGGCAATGCTTGGACAAATGCTACACCGGCTCCAACAACATTTTTTAATAACGATTTCACAACTGCACAATCTGCCAATACAACTGTAGGAAATATAAGTTTGTATGGGAATGACACTTCAGTAACAGGAGGCGAATTATTTTTAACTCAAAACAATGGAAGTTATCTTGGAGGTTTTTTAATTAATGCTACTCCAGGAACAAATCAAAATGCTTTTTCAGCTTCTTTCGACTATAAGATATATGGAGGAAGTGGAGCTGACGGATTAAGTTTAAGCTATGCTGGAAATATCGCCAACAATGCAGGTGGCGGTGAAAGCGGTGAAGGTTCTGGAATCGTTTTACAACTTGATACTTACGATAATGAAGGCGTTGCTACTGGCAGCCGTGTAAGAATACTTTATAATGGTTATTCGATATTTAATTCTGCAATAAATGTTCCGTTTAATTTAAGAACTTCAACGGCACGAAATGTTGTAATGTCTGTAGATTCAAATGGCAGATTAACTGTAACTATTGGAGGTACTGTTATTGTTTCTAAATTAACTTTACCTGCTAGTTATCTTACAGATGACAAATCGAACTGGAAATTTAAATTTTCTGCTCGAAATGGAGGATCAACAGATATACATGTAATTGACAATGTTAGAATTCAGTTTTTAGATGTTGCAAATTCTAATGCTACTTTCACCACATCGCAAACCACAAAAACGTATTACCGTGCAGTAGTCACTTGTGGTGCTTCTTCGATAAATTCAACGCCAGTTTTTGTAGACATGACTTCCGCTGTTATTACAACACAGCCTACGGCTCCAACAGCGGTTTGTTCTGGTAATGGTGTTCGAACTATTTCAGTTACAGCAACAGGATCAAGTTTAGCTTATTCTTGGAGATTTAATGGAAATCCCATAACGAATGGTGGAGTATTTAGCGGAGCAACTACAAATACACTTACTATAACAAATCCATTAGCCGCAAATGCTGGTAATTATAGCGTTGTGGTTACTGGGGCATGTTCATCAAGCGTAACTTCAAATGCTGTGGCACTTACAGTAAATGCATTACCTACTCCAACATTTACAGCACAACCCGGTTCTCCAACTTGTGTGGGAACAGATGCTACTTATACAACTCAATCTGGCATGACCAATTATGTTTGGGGATTCCCAGGGGTTTTAAATACCAATTACAGCATTATTTCTGGTGGTTCAACAAATGACAATACTGTTACTTTACGATATTTAACTGCAGGAAGCAAAACCGTAACTATTAATTATACAAATGGAAATGGTTGTACGGCAACTGCTGCGACTTCATCCAATGCAATTACTGTAAACGCTTTACCTGTTATTACAACACAGCCACAAGCTTTGGCACTTTGCGAAGGACAAAACGGAAGTTTTACTGTTACAACTTCAGCGTCTAGTCCAACTTATCAATGGGAATATTCAAATAGCGCATCTGGTCCTTGGACTATAACAAACGGAGCTGCAGGAGTAAGCGGACATAATACGGCTACTTTGGCATTGACAAGCGTTCAGTTAGGTTATTCAGGATACTATGTTCGCTGTACAGTAACAAGTGCAACTTGTAGTACAATATCAAATGTTGTAATGTTAACGGTAAATCCATTACCAGCTGCTCCTTCAGCAGGAACCACAACAAATGAAACTTGTACAGTGCAAGGTTCAGTGGTTTTATCAAATCTTCCTGCCGGAAGCTGGACAATCAATCAGTCAGGATCTAGCTCAAGAACAATTTCTGGATCAGGAAACACCTACACTGTGACTGGTTTGGCTGCCGGAACCTATACTTTTACGGTTTCAAATGGGACTTGTACTTCAACATCAACTGCTTCTGTGGTAATCTCGGACAGCACAACGGCAACATGGAATGGTGCTGCATGGGTTGGCGGAGTAACTCCAGATAACACAAAACGAATTGTCATTACTTCTGCAGCAAGTCAGCCATTTACTGCAAACACAACAGGCTGTTCTTTAACCATTAATGCGGGTGTAAATGTAGTAGTTCCTGCAGGTGTTACTTTAACCATTACAAATGCAGTAACTACAAATGGTTCATTAACCTTCAATAATAATTCTAGTTTAGTACAAACTACAAATGCTATTAACACAGGGAATATCACTTATCTACGAAATACACAACAAGTACGCCGATATGATTTTACCTATTGGTCTTCGCCTGTTACAGCAACACCTGCCTTTACACTGGCAAATCTTTCACCAGCAACATTAGGAGATAAGTATTACAGCTTTAATCCAAGTTCAGGATGGGTAATAAATTACAACGGAACATTACCAATGGAAAAAGGAATAGGTTATATCGTAAGAGCACCGCAGACTTTTGACATTGTAAACTCGTCAATTTACACGGCATCTTTTGTGGGAGTTCCTAATAATGGAGATGTTACTATTCCAGCAGCTTCAAACAGCTGGAATTTAATTGGTAATCCGTATCCATCCGCTATCGATGCTAATTTACTTATGAGTTCAAACAGCAATATTGGATCTCTTTATTTCTGGATGCACAATTCACCTCCAAATGGTTCTGTTGTAGGAGATGCCAAATACAATTATACCGCAAATGATTACGCTGTTTTCAATGCTACAGGTGGGGTTACAACTTCAAATCCTGCACAAACACCAACAGGCTTTATTGCTGCTGGACAAGCTTTCTTTAGCAACACTGGAGTTGGAACCAACATTACCTTTACAAACAATATGCGCGTTTCTGGAAACAATAGCCAGTTTTACAAACCAGCAACTACTAACAGCATTGAAAAAAATCGTATCTGGCTGAATATTTCCAACAAAGAAGGCGCTTTCAAACAAACCCTGCTTGGCTATGTAAGCGGTGCAACAAACAACTGGGATTTACAATATGATGCTATTACACTGGATGGAAATGCCTATATTGATTTTTACAGTATCAATGACAATACATCACTTACTATTCAGGCGCGTGCACTTCCTTTTGAAAACAACGATGTAGTTCCAATGGGATATAAAACTACTGTAGCTGGTGAATTTACGATTGCAATTGACCATACTGACGGATTATTTAACGATCAGGCTATTTATCTTGAGGATAAAAAAACCAATGCTATTCATGATCTGAAAGCTTCTGATTATAAATTCAATACTGCAGCAGGAACTTTCGCAGATCGTTTCACGTTGCGTTACACCAATAAAAATTTAGGAACAGGAGATTTCGAAAATGCTGAATACGGATTGTTGATTTCTGTAAAAGATAAAGTTATTAAAGCAACTTCTTCAAAAGAAAACATTACAGAAATTACGGTTTACGATGTTACAGGAAAACTTCTTTATAACAGAAAGAAAATCGGGGCAG
- a CDS encoding regulatory protein RecX, producing MDSFFTPQQALQKLERFCAYQERCHDEVVAKLYTLKMTPDEIDLIVVQLIENNFLNETRFACSFARGKHRIKHWGKIRITNELKMRNISSTNITLALKQISAEEYSDTFENLSERCWNSISEKNNLKKRKKFCDYMLRRGYESNLVYEKVKELEGNKS from the coding sequence ATGGATTCATTTTTTACACCACAACAAGCCTTACAGAAGTTAGAACGTTTTTGTGCGTATCAAGAACGCTGTCATGATGAAGTTGTGGCTAAGCTATACACGCTTAAAATGACTCCTGATGAGATTGATCTTATTGTAGTTCAATTGATTGAGAATAACTTTTTGAATGAAACAAGATTTGCCTGCAGCTTTGCAAGAGGAAAACATAGAATTAAACATTGGGGTAAAATCAGGATTACAAATGAGCTTAAAATGCGAAATATTTCTTCGACAAATATCACGTTGGCTCTTAAACAAATTTCTGCTGAGGAATATTCAGATACTTTTGAAAATCTTTCTGAAAGATGCTGGAATTCTATTTCGGAAAAAAACAATCTAAAAAAACGCAAAAAATTTTGTGATTATATGCTTCGAAGAGGATATGAAAGCAATTTAGTTTATGAAAAGGTTAAAGAATTAGAAGGAAATAAATCCTGA